A section of the Dehalococcoidales bacterium genome encodes:
- the dnaN gene encoding DNA polymerase III subunit beta, translating into MKLTCLQENLNRGLGIVGRAVATRTTLPITNNVLLSAENGQLKLVATNLEMAVSCWIGAKIEEEGAITVPARLLTEFVSSLPGDTIAINLSPQTKTLGLKCARFEARISGVDAKEFPPIPSVDEGVTTSVEVETLRQAINQVVFAAATEESRPVLTGVCAQFEGSTLTLAAADGFRLAVFKLPITDKVEQKTEVIIPARTLAELNRLMGDQEEAVSITLNPNKSQVLFRLKSTELVSQLVQGTFPNYSQLIPKSYNTRVMVSVKEFQQATKTASIFARDGSGIVRLVITPGSETNPGRLSVSARSEEIGDDVGEIDATVEGADAKIAFNGKYLTDVLGVLRESQVALETTNPSSPGLIRPVGTDNYTHVVMPMFVQW; encoded by the coding sequence ATGAAATTAACCTGTCTTCAGGAAAATCTTAACCGGGGACTTGGCATTGTCGGCCGGGCGGTTGCTACGCGGACGACCCTCCCCATCACTAATAACGTCCTCCTCAGCGCGGAGAACGGCCAGCTTAAACTGGTGGCTACCAACCTGGAAATGGCCGTCAGCTGCTGGATTGGCGCTAAAATCGAGGAGGAGGGCGCTATCACCGTACCGGCCCGCCTGCTTACGGAGTTCGTGAGCTCGCTCCCCGGCGATACGATAGCCATTAACCTTTCGCCGCAGACCAAGACGCTCGGACTCAAGTGCGCCCGCTTTGAAGCCCGCATCAGCGGCGTTGACGCCAAGGAATTCCCCCCGATTCCCAGCGTTGACGAGGGAGTTACCACCAGCGTGGAGGTTGAAACCCTGCGCCAGGCGATTAACCAGGTGGTTTTCGCCGCCGCCACGGAAGAGTCCCGCCCCGTGCTTACCGGCGTCTGCGCCCAGTTCGAAGGCAGCACGCTTACCCTCGCCGCCGCGGACGGTTTCAGACTAGCCGTTTTCAAGCTCCCCATTACGGACAAGGTCGAACAGAAGACCGAGGTCATTATCCCCGCCCGCACCCTCGCCGAATTGAACCGCCTCATGGGCGACCAGGAGGAGGCCGTCAGCATCACCCTGAATCCCAACAAGAGCCAGGTGCTGTTCCGCCTCAAGAGCACGGAGCTTGTTTCCCAGCTCGTCCAGGGCACTTTCCCCAACTACTCCCAGCTCATCCCCAAGAGCTATAATACCCGCGTCATGGTCAGCGTCAAGGAGTTCCAGCAGGCCACCAAGACCGCTTCCATCTTTGCGCGCGACGGCAGCGGCATCGTCAGGCTGGTAATCACGCCCGGCAGCGAAACGAACCCCGGCCGACTCTCCGTATCCGCGCGGTCGGAGGAAATCGGCGACGACGTGGGTGAAATCGACGCCACCGTAGAAGGCGCCGACGCCAAGATAGCCTTCAACGGCAAGTATCTGACGGATGTTCTGGGCGTCCTCCGCGAATCCCAGGTTGCGCTGGAGACCACCAATCCCTCCAGCCCCGGCCTTATCCGCCCGGTAGGCACGGACAACTATACCCACGTGGTCATGCCGATGTTTGTTCAGTGGTAG